Proteins encoded by one window of Mastacembelus armatus chromosome 23, fMasArm1.2, whole genome shotgun sequence:
- the tmem229a gene encoding transmembrane protein 229A — protein sequence MDSRWRDGPGSRSGDLVGASKMVQMSRKEEPSGEIEDAAGSLRELPRWMRLYFYGMHGVTLDVLISSLHGVFNDRDPKLVGFSSPYLCIMHSLTHFALEKIYSQKRCFRGRPVVFHLVFYPSVYIGLQILIGNVNTLTEQVRMLSGTQLAVHYILALYFAQVFHRGLSRLKYHASCPADLQRSPGPDHSGHNRVSFQALPGFLRFLFFGMHGFLDEVLFTSVFNLLERSDRSLSGYTSLWSFLMYGSCSFMVEKLYLHLHFSRGWGTWRRLPIYICFIYTWEFSWGLVLRQFGACSWDYSHYPHNFMGLITLLYLPGWVCLSLYQDVLSNVLLRIRCTKDVNESSSEKGEVNGELESKEKIL from the coding sequence ATGGACAGTCGGTGGCGAGACGGTCCTGGCAGCCGATCAGGAGACCTGGTCGGTGCCTCAAAAATGGTACAAATGTCCCGCAAAGAAGAACCGTCCGGAGAGATCGAGGACGCGGCGGGGTCACTGCGGGAGCTGCCGCGGTGGATGCGGCTTTACTTCTACGGGATGCACGGCGTCACTCTGGATGTCCTGATCTCCTCCTTACATGGGGTTTTCAATGATCGGGACCCTAAACTGGTGGGCTTTTCCTCTCCGTACCTTTGCATCATGCATTCACTGACTCACTTTGCTCTGGAGAAGATTTACTCTCAGAAGAGGTGCTTCCGAGGTCGGCCTGTGGTGTTTCATCTTGTTTTCTATCCGTCTGTCTACATCGGGCTGCAGATCCTCATCGGGAATGTAAACACTTTGACCGAGCAGGTTAGGATGTTATCAGGGACGCAGCTGGCAGTGCACTACATCCTGGCTCTGTACTTCGCCCAGGTGTTTCACAGAGGACTGTCAAGGCTCAAGTATCACGCCTCTTGCCCGGCCGACCTCCAGAGAAGCCCTGGGCCGGACCACAGCGGTCATAATCGGGTCTCCTTCCAGGCTCTCCCCGGCTTTTTGCGGTTCTTGTTTTTCGGGATGCATGGCTTTCTGGACGAGGTGCTTTTCACTTCTGTATTCAACTTGTTGGAAAGGTCGGACCGGTCCCTCAGCGGCTACACCTCCCTGTGGTCGTTCCTGATGTACGGGAGCTGCAGCTTCATGGTGGAAAAGCTCTACCTCCACCTGCACTTCAGCAGAGGCTGGGGGACGTGGAGGCGCCTCCCCATCTACATCTGCTTCATCTACACCTGGGAGTTCTCCTGGGGTCTGGTCCTGAGGCAGTTCGGCGCCTGCTCCTGGGACTATTCCCACTATCCTCACAACTTCATGGGGCTCATCACTCTCCTCTACCTGCCCGGATGGGTCTGCCTCAGTCTGTACCAGGACGTGCTGTCTAATGTCCTCCTTAGGATCAGGTGCACCAAAGATGTAAATGAATCGAGTAGTGAGAAGGGAGAGGTCAATGGGGAACTGGAGTCAAAGGAAAAAATACTTTga